The genomic region AACACTACATAGTAGTATTTCTATTTATTAAGTAGATTCATTATGTGTTATTGATTTAAAATAGATATTACTGTTCTCATCAAACTGTTCAATCGATGATAACTCTTTTACGTTCTGTTTCGCGAATAGTTTAACGTATATTTTCATGTGTTTTTGTGCATGTTTGCATGTTTGGAACTGAGTTTGTATAAATAAAAACTTTCGCTGTATTTCAAGTAAATTCGATGGTAATTGGTGTTGTTGTTCTTGAATATTGTCCTTGTGATTCTGGTGTCATTTTATGCATGTTTGGCTTACTTGAATATCATTTTGAACTCATATTATGTCATGTAATCTAAAAAATAATGGAGGTGTATGTGGCTGGTATTTCAGTGTATATCAAGCGAATTCGAGTGTAACTAGTGATGTTGTCCTATACCTAGTCTAACTAGAAACAAAGTATTATCCTTGTGCTTCTAATGTCATTTTATGCATGTTTGGTTGACTTGAATATCATTTTGAACTCATATTGTGTCGTGTAATCCAAAAAATTATAAAGGTGTATATGACTAGTATTTGGGTGTATATCAAGGAAATTCCACTGTAAATGGTGATGTTGTTCCATACCTAGTGTAACTAGAAATAAAGTATTGTCCTTGTGCTTTTGGTATCATTTTAGGCATGTTTGGTTGACTTGAATATCATTTTGTTCTTTTACTGTCctattttattttgctaatttatttttgtttttagctACGATTATGCGGTTTATATAATGAAATGGCTCGAGATAATCGAACCAAAAAACATTAAGAAGGGAAAATATGACTAAGACAATTGGACGCAGGTAACTATGtttaaaaatagataactctataTTACTTTATTAAATTAACCGAGTTTACTAAAAGAATTTTCTTCAAACTGTAGGCGGAGGTGGACCATTTCAGAGTTGAGTACGCTTCGCTGATTCTATTTGATGAAATGAATCAACTAAGAGATAAAGTCATTCGAGAAAGTGAATCAATCAGATTATCCAAGCCGTTTGTAACATTGTTAAGTTCATATTGTCAATTAAATTTAGAAGATATTGACAGTCAATAGTTTGAATGTTGTGTAGTTTGTGAATAGTTTGAACAGATACTTTTTGTATAGTTTATGAATATTTAATCCAaacttattataaattttgtttacaTAAATAAATTTCTATGAAGTtttctgtgctgtattcaaaagctaTTATTACAGGTTCAAAAAAATCAAGGGGAACAAGATCAAATATACTAATACGCCGAATTCCTTTTATAATACACCAAAAATGAGTGCATACATATTTCcctaaaaaatttaacaaaaagttATGAAAATTCATAAATTTGAATTGTTACCCTCCTTAACTGGTGAATTGTATATGTATTGTATATTTAAAATAATCAAATCCCTTTCAGATAGTTCAAAACACTAATTTTTAAACAAATAGTAACAtctcaaaaatataaaaaaaaaaaaaacaaagaaactaCCGATAAGAAGAGAATGcaaaatacacaaaaaattaTTCATTAGTGCATTGAAATAGTGCCACATTACGCCCAAAAAACTATCCTATGCTATTAAATCTCTAAACTGATAATTTATAACATGTCTACGATATTAGCTTAAATTTAATTGCACCACTGAACCACAATAAAAAAGATTTAACTGCAACAAATAAAATTacatattaacaaaaataaaatcggTTATCCCATGTTTAAAAAACATCACTATAAACAAACTATATTGTCTAGATTCAAACCATACCTCTCTAGTTGATTCGAATCAAAACAATAATATAATTCACCCTCGTTCAATTGAAAAGTCAGAGATACACCGAAAAATTCTCCCAATAcaccaaaatattttttatttacaccAAAAAATCTGATATATATAATGGAACAGATTCATCAGAACtactacattacattcaattcaaacaatcaacaatgaacaacaattttcacaaGCAAGGTTCACAACATTATTCACCAAcataatcataaactactaacgaaaataTTAACTGGAATTGAACTACACCTCAGGCATTCAAAACAATAATTCACTTCGCTCCGGTTCAGTTGGAACTTGAAtcatttattattttcaaaacgaTTTCTGAGCTCGATTTTAAAAACGAACGTAGAGAACAAAAAAAAtcgagaaaaataaagaaagagaacGCAGAAAGAAATGAcgaaaaaaaacacacaaacgaAAGAAGAAAAACGCAGAGATAAAAGATCGAAAAcgtaaaaaagaaaaggaaatccATTCGAAAAAGGTAGTTATATATTCGCGcattaattaaaaattagttacATTAGTTGGCACCGTGAGGTAAATTAGATTTAAAAAATTTGTAAGAATTTAtataaaaaactcaaaaaatagtTTGTATGTTGAGAATATTTGTTTGATTGAATAATATTATTGTAAATATATTCATTTAGGACTTATTAGAGCAACCAAAATTACTCTTCTCTATGCGTCTATATCATTATGTTTACACCATTTATTCTTTCCCTTATATTAAACCCTAATAATTAATAGATATAGTAGTTTACGTATAGAATAACTTGCATAAGGGTTGAAAATTGAAAGTTGTTTTTCAAGTAGTCAAGTAGAGCTGTAATAAGTTTAACCCGCCATTCACGATGGTTCATCAGCTCTTCTACTTCAACACTACCTTTAATTGCCATTGCTNNNNNNNNNNNNNNNNNNNNNNNNNNNNNNNNNNNNNNNNNNNNNNNNNNNNNNNNNNNNNNNNNNNNNNNNNNNNNNNNNNNNNNNNNNNNNNNNNNNNNNNNNNNNNNNNNNNNNNNNNNNNNNNNNNNNNNNNNNNNNNNNNNNNNNNNNNNNNNNNNNNNNNNNNNNNNNNNNNNNNNNNNNNNNNNNNNNNNNNNNNNNNNNNNNNNNNNNNNNNNNNNNNNNNNNNNNNNNNNNNNNNNNNNNNNNNNNNNNNNNNNNNNNNNNNNNNNNNNNNNNNNNNNNNNNNNNNNNNNNNNNNNNNNNNNNNNNNNNNNNNNNNNNNNNNNNNNNNNNNNNNNNNNNNNNNNNNNNNNNNNNNNNNNNNNNNNNNNNNNNNNNNNNNNNNNNNNNNNNNNNNNNNNNNNNNNNatatatatttttttttaccaaagataggaaactcgaacccacaacctcttaattgagtatagagagactatgtcatttgagctattactcattggccatttttttctattttcaattaaataaaaaatatacaacgTACTCTCCTAATTTTATTAGACATACTTTTCATAATATAACTTTAGACATGGGATTCGAGAGCACCAAATTATACGAAGAAAATGTGGATGTTAAAAAGTGTGGATATATATGAAACTGTGTTACAATCCAAAGCTTAatctttacaaaaaaaaaataatatcatgTAAGGGGAGAGTTTTTTAGAAACTAATGATTATGGAATATTTGTTTACGTTCATCTTTTTTAGGGatgaaataaatacaaaaatcaataataatattttaatttgatgcatTATCCTAGATTGTCTTTCATCAATAGAGGACATACATAAAGGAAACATGTATGTTGAGAAGGAGTTCAAATTTTGGAATTCCCATTGTTCACAACAGGAGAGGTTTTTTGTTGGGAGTTGAAGGATCAAATATGACATAAGATAATCAGAAATAGCGAGATGGAGATTTTTGTTTTAATTGCTAATGGGATTCGCCAATGCTTAGAGTAGCATATTCCCAATAAATTTCAATCTTTTCTCACTTTCATTAAAAACCATATGAAAATTATGTTCGTTTgttttggatatatatatataactagtCATGTTTctctatttttaattaaataagaaATACATAAGTTTTCTTTACGTACTCTTTCAATTTTATTATGTACTCTCTCAATTTTATTAGACATACTTTTTATAATATAACTTTAGACATAGGGATTCAAGTACCAAATTATACGGAAAGAAATGCGGGTGTTGAAAAGTCTGGAAATATATGAAAGCTGTGTTGCAATCATATGAACAAAGCTTAATCTTTACAAGCAAGAATATCATGTAAGGAGAGGATTTTTTAGATAAACTAATGATTATGAAAGATTTTTTTACGATAATTTCACTTATTGAGGAATGAAATAAATGCAAAAATCAATCATGATATTCTGCTTAAATGTCTTGTCCTAGATTGTCCTTCAGCACTAAAGGACATATACAAAAAAAACATGTATGTTAGGAaagaattcaattaaataaaaaatacacagtTTTTTTTATGTACTCTCTCAATTTTTATGACGTACTCCTTCAATTTTATTACTAATGATTATTTGGTTTAATGTCTTCTCTCTATGCTAGctattaaaagaaaaagttttttATGCATGTTCTTGAAAGAAACttcaataattttataaatttaattttgatataattataCATACATGTATACCTTCTTacacacatacatatatatatataatcttttAATAATCATTTTTTTCAAgctaatttattaaattaaacacCATAATTCCTTCTAACTTCTAAGTAGCGAAAACCTTTTTAATGGGATAAATTTTTTgccattaataatattttttgtacTCTTTATTACACATTAAAGAGATACTTGGTTTGAGAAAATGTTTTGTATGTTCagttttattatttctatttttgttattttttttttcaaattctaaaaataaaaaacataaatcaCACTGATCATAAAGTTctgattaattaaataaattttaaatttagtcaTGTACTAATTTACATCAATGATTACTATCCATTGTGGTGATTTTGTTGTTCCAACATAATGAATGTATGTGTTCCTTTTACTAAGAGATTAAATATACAATTTGAGTGGTGATGatagtgaattttttttcttattttttattttattttgttggtATATATCTACTTTTTAGTAGAAATATCAATTGGATTAACTCGATCTATTTAGATTCAATCTACCTAAATCTACAAGCTAGTTATATGAATTCTAAACATTGTTTTTAGCTTGATTTGTAAGAAGGAAGAAAGTGATTTCTTTTGTACTCTATCACAtgaatttctttctatttttgtgtttttaggaCTAGTATTATTGTTTTAGGAATACTCttttaatatatgttttttttttaattgttttggaGGAAGTCTCACtgaacatttttattattaatcatcTATTATACATGAATGAAATTCTAACTTTTGACAAAAATAGATCTTATGATCACTAGATATTTAAGACCTTTAAATCATTATCAAAGGTAGGCCTCACGTGATCATTAATCATGTATTAACATGTTAAcacaataatttaatttaattgttaaCAACTTATAAAAGTGTTACAATGATAGTAACTTAGAGTTAACCAACAAATTAAACTAAAACTTTTTACACTTATTACAATGTATCAAAACCAATGTGAATAGAAAGAAaccatacatatatatacacttGAGTGATATCTCCAAAAATTGCCAtacaccaagaaaaaaaaaaaactattattatATGACAATTGCTTAAGCAAAGTATTGACATTTAATTGTCAATAATTAAAATACATATATAGGTTTGTACATTAATAAAGGAAAAACATATCATCAAATATATAATaagtttaattaattaagtaattaattaattcacTTAATTATGCAAACTTGCCAAAAAAAGAAGACCTATCAGGAAAACAAGGAGAGTTCCTCCAAACCACAGAATGATTCTTAATAATTTCCATTGCTTTTTCTTTGATGTACTTTGCATGATCACTCTGAAGAACCAAACAAAGCTTTGCAACAGTTCCAACCTTCAACATCTCTTGAAGCACCAAATTTGTAGCAGAGAATTTGGATATCAATGATAGAATAATTATAGCTCTATCATCAACCGCCGCTGAAACCTTCAAAATCCTTTCAGTCAAAACCGCCATTGAACCTTTGTGACACAAGAATTGAGCTCTTCCACTAGCACATGAACATAGATGAAATAGAATAGACATTGTTAATTCAGTGATTATCTTCTCAGGTGTTCTCATTTCAATCTCAATCATCTCAAAAACTGCACCACATTCCACCATCATGATCCTGTTTCTTCCATACGCACAAGCACTTAGCAACACTTTCAAAGCGCCGCTAATACCTTGCTGTGTTACAACACCGTTTCTCAAAACCTTCACAATCTTCTCAAAGAACTCAAATTTAAGCCTCTGAATAACACTTGAATCACCCCTTTGGATCAAGTTCTTGATCACTAGAACAGCTTGTGATTTTACAGTCGCCGAATTCTCCGAAAAATCGCACCCCAGAAGCCATGTTAGAGAATCCAACACCGAATAAAAAACATTCTCGGACATAAGAATCTTAACATCCTCGGAAGAAACCTTAACAAATTGTAACAAACTAAGAGCTTCTTCAATCCCTTCACCAATTTGATTGATACCCTTTTTGTAACAATCCAATATGAACATGATCATGGCTTTTGGGACACCAGAATCAAGCAAGCACTTCTTGTTCCTCTCATTTTCAGTTGCAAGAAGCTCCAATTGCCTTAAACTCTTGATCTTCAATCTTGGGTCCTTAAGATCCTTAAGGAGCTTCAAAACTTGAACTTTGTTAAGTGGGGGCTTTGGTGTTGGGATTCTATCAATTCCCAGTGAAGAATTTTGAGTGCACCATGCTTGGATCAAACGGCGAAGGGTATGGTTTGGTGTAAGATCAGAATCATTTGGTAGGGGCATTTTGGTAACTGGACATGTTGTGTTCTTGTTCTTGAAAAGCCATTTCTCAATGCTTTCTCTATCATATGTGATTCCTGTTATGGCAGTCACAGGATCCTTCATGATTTGAAGTGAAATTGGACATATGAAATATTGAGGAACTTCAATTTCATTATCCATGTGAATGTGATTCAAAAATTTCTAAAGTGTAAAgtgttctatttatttttttttttgtttcaaaggaaaaaaaaataattgcaaGTTCTTATATGAAAATAAATGAGAGCGTGTGAAAGGANNNNNNNNNNNNNNNNNNNNNNNNNNNNNNNNNNNNNNNNNNNNNNNNNNNNNNNNNNNNNNNNNNNNNNNNNNNNNNNNNNNNNNNNNNNNNNNNNNNNNNNNNNNNNNNAAACTtgaattaattcaaaaaatttcatGGTGGTCACTACTATCTcttatgattttttaataaataaatgacAAAATTGATTGATGAGAAAGTAGTTTGATGATGATTTGGTCTTGAGTCATACCGTCTAAATGAGCCAAATATAATTTATAGCATTCCATATTCTAAGGTATCATTTCGGTGGTCAAaggaagaaaaaatgaaaaagcgtTGGAAGAAAACAAGAGCCGGAATTAAAAGCAATGGGACTTGTCACTTGTGTATATATACAGCCATGTAATAATGTTAGGCATGTTtagtcttttcctaatttaaatgtttcctttttctttcttgtttaaGAAAACATCAAACTATATTGtggatattaaaaattaatttatgtcGAGTGATCAGTTTATTTGTCTGTTTAAGTAAGTGTTAGAAGTTTAAATTCTACTTTGTGTATATAGTAATTTATTGACCAGCTATATACCTTTAAATAATAGAGTTTAGATCTACaatgaattaatttttaacttGTCCAATTAAAAAATACcgtaaacaactaaaaataaaaatattgtgtATACTAAAAGTAGTTAtttacatataatatatatataaatataaaatatatatcataaaTATATGTTAATTgatataatgattaattttacTATATATATTCTTTTGAAGATTTTTCTCATGATCAAATATGTAAAAGTATTTTATCAAATAGATTGTTCTTTAATTTATGGGGATTGAAGTTTTAGCAAAAACAGGAATTAATTCCACTAACGTGTAAATAATCTTATCTAAACACTAAAGTTTGATGTAGCTTCCATTACACAAAATTCTTTGAAGTTGTGTCGGAAAAGGAGGGAAATTGATTCTTCAACGTTTTATTCATCTTATATTTTGTGTTGAGaatatattatcattatattataaaaaaatattatNNNNNNNNNNNNNNNNNNNNNNNNNNNNNNATCTtccatataataaaaataataaataataatttatataaattaaatattgtTTTCTCATTCATGTTTTTAGTGGGTTTTCCTCTTTATTTTCCCCCTCTCATTCTATATATttattagttagttttattttctattaattaataataatattaaaaactcAATCACACTCTTAGCTAGGAGCACCTACCATTTCATCTAAATTTGTGCCCTGATTCCCAACAAGAATTGCGGTAATAAATTAAGCAAGGACATACTCTCActcctcccttctctttcttttggTACATGGGAAAGGCTCAGTTCAAAATGTGttctatttataaattataattattttttttgaattattaatcAATTTTCAATGTTTGATTTCCACAAAGTTTCTGCCAGAATGAAATGCCTAATAATTTGTTTATAATCTCGGTTGGAATCAATCATTTGTGAAAACAAAGTGCGACCTATTTCTtactatataaaaattttaatatgatcACATGGTCAAGTTGCAACTATATAAGATACCATAATTTATCTGGTTAATATAGTTTATTTTATTTCCCTGAATGTTCTTGTTACTTAATAATTTTGCTGAGCATGTTACAATAACACAGGTTTCACATTATTATTTTAGTCAACCAAAAACGGTATCATATTCCAAATAGTTTGAATATAAGGACACAATTAATTGTTATCATTGATTGTGTTcaaaattacattaaaaaaaaatgttagtcAGAATTTCTTCAAATTTTTTCTAGCAACTCTCATAAAAATTACACCTCCTTTTCCTACCTAACTTGGAAATTAAAATATGTGAAAGTAGCATTTTGTAACGAAAATTGCACGCATGACTCAGATTAAACTTGAAAATAGTTCAACAAATAAGGACAATCATTGTtgacatttttttttatcttaatatAAACCGAACaagtaaataataaataaaaaaaaatctaaactaaTAACCTTAAAAATCAAT from Arachis ipaensis cultivar K30076 chromosome B02, Araip1.1, whole genome shotgun sequence harbors:
- the LOC107628597 gene encoding E3 ubiquitin-protein ligase PUB24-like, whose translation is MDNEIEVPQYFICPISLQIMKDPVTAITGITYDRESIEKWLFKNKNTTCPVTKMPLPNDSDLTPNHTLRRLIQAWCTQNSSLGIDRIPTPKPPLNKVQVLKLLKDLKDPRLKIKSLRQLELLATENERNKKCLLDSGVPKAMIMFILDCYKKGINQIGEGIEEALSLLQFVKVSSEDVKILMSENVFYSVLDSLTWLLGCDFSENSATVKSQAVLVIKNLIQRGDSSVIQRLKFEFFEKIVKVLRNGVVTQQGISGALKVLLSACAYGRNRIMMVECGAVFEMIEIEMRTPEKIITELTMSILFHLCSCASGRAQFLCHKGSMAVLTERILKVSAAVDDRAIIILSLISKFSATNLVLQEMLKVGTVAKLCLVLQSDHAKYIKEKAMEIIKNHSVVWRNSPCFPDRSSFFGKFA